A single genomic interval of bacterium harbors:
- a CDS encoding GNAT family N-acetyltransferase — protein MIQAQKSKKRSIVLFFISFATMLGAAGVFSWYYYSHKHELVVAAYNKARDYHDIITLFELERFWLTSTPDYSPYYMLEYMTPNKEFQYRGALHINVARLNEKFVGFNAFYMLDRQIGMILFLAIQPEMRSKGYGKTLIKSAIEGLKQLGAQKIHIVTRLINYPARKVYTGLGFKEILQDEDGCIYYEYTK, from the coding sequence ATGATACAGGCTCAAAAAAGTAAAAAAAGAAGTATAGTATTATTTTTTATCAGTTTTGCAACTATGCTTGGTGCGGCAGGAGTTTTTTCATGGTACTATTATTCGCATAAGCACGAGCTTGTCGTAGCTGCATACAATAAAGCTCGTGATTATCATGACATTATTACTTTATTTGAACTTGAACGTTTTTGGCTTACCTCTACTCCTGACTATTCTCCTTATTATATGCTTGAATATATGACGCCAAATAAAGAGTTTCAGTATCGCGGTGCGCTGCATATAAATGTTGCACGTTTGAATGAAAAATTTGTTGGATTTAATGCATTTTACATGCTTGATCGACAAATAGGCATGATTCTTTTCTTGGCAATACAGCCGGAAATGAGAAGTAAAGGCTATGGAAAAACTTTGATCAAGTCGGCTATTGAAGGATTAAAGCAGCTGGGCGCACAAAAGATTCATATTGTGACCCGTTTAATCAATTATCCTGCTCGAAAAGTGTATACCGGTCTTGGTTTTAAAGAGATTTTGCAAGATGAAGATGGATGTATCTATTACGAATACACAAAATAA